Proteins from a single region of Abyssalbus ytuae:
- a CDS encoding undecaprenyl-phosphate glucose phosphotransferase, with the protein MIFKRGGFSGFLKPILYTLDLLVINLLAFYLPFALMHPVVFHIYISLLWILLSLKNEFYEVNRYSKVTHISILVFRQFIFFFLILYAFVGFFKEFMISRLLLAQYFFAVFLLVSSLKFLTYYLLRKYRERLKRNVRNVVVIGNNKKTEQLIKMFNERGEYGYDFKKQFCTKQPLFNLNQCFDYISSNNIDEIYCSISELKNSEIIEIIDYADNNLKEVKFIPDNKYIFAKKLKFEYYDYIPILSLREIPLDDPINSFLKRSFDIIFSSLVILLLLSWLTPLMALLIRLESKGPIFFRQKRNGLDNKEFDCYKFRSMAVNEDSDDKQATKNDMRITKIGKFIRKTSIDELPQFYNVFVGRMSVVGPRPHMVKQTYLYSQKIDKYMVRHFVKPGITGLAQVRGYRGEVETDADIVNRIKFDIFYIENWSIFLDLKIIVQTIVNAFKGEEKAY; encoded by the coding sequence ATGATCTTCAAACGAGGAGGCTTTTCAGGTTTTTTAAAACCAATTTTATATACGTTAGATTTATTAGTTATAAATCTTTTGGCGTTTTATTTGCCTTTTGCGTTAATGCACCCTGTGGTATTTCATATTTATATATCATTGTTATGGATACTTTTATCATTAAAAAATGAATTTTACGAAGTAAACCGCTATTCAAAAGTTACCCATATTTCAATTCTGGTCTTCAGGCAATTTATTTTCTTTTTTCTTATACTGTATGCTTTTGTTGGGTTTTTTAAAGAATTTATGATAAGCAGGCTTTTACTGGCACAATATTTCTTCGCCGTATTTTTATTAGTTTCTTCTTTAAAGTTTTTAACCTATTATCTTTTAAGAAAGTATAGGGAAAGATTAAAAAGAAATGTAAGAAATGTGGTAGTGATAGGCAATAATAAAAAAACTGAACAGCTCATAAAAATGTTTAATGAACGGGGGGAATACGGTTATGATTTTAAAAAACAATTTTGCACCAAACAGCCATTATTTAACTTAAACCAGTGTTTTGATTATATATCTTCCAACAATATAGATGAAATATACTGTTCCATATCGGAGCTAAAAAATTCTGAAATAATCGAAATTATAGATTATGCTGATAATAATCTAAAGGAAGTTAAATTCATTCCGGATAACAAATATATTTTTGCTAAAAAATTAAAATTCGAATATTACGATTATATACCGATTTTGTCATTAAGAGAAATTCCATTGGACGACCCTATTAATTCCTTTTTAAAAAGGTCTTTTGATATTATTTTTTCTTCGTTAGTGATTCTTTTACTTTTATCCTGGTTAACTCCTTTAATGGCTTTATTAATAAGGCTGGAATCCAAAGGGCCTATCTTTTTCCGTCAAAAAAGGAATGGTTTGGATAATAAAGAATTTGATTGCTATAAATTCAGGTCAATGGCTGTTAACGAAGATTCCGATGATAAACAGGCTACCAAAAACGATATGCGTATTACTAAAATAGGTAAGTTTATACGAAAAACAAGTATTGACGAATTACCGCAGTTTTATAATGTCTTTGTTGGGAGAATGTCGGTGGTGGGTCCGCGGCCTCATATGGTAAAACAAACCTATTTATATTCTCAGAAAATTGATAAATATATGGTCAGGCATTTTGTAAAGCCGGGCATAACCGGTCTTGCACAGGTAAGGGGTTACAGGGGAGAAGTAGAAACCGATGCAGATATTGTTAACAGGATTAAGTTTGATATTTTTTATATTGAAAACTGGTCTATCTTTTTAGACCTTAAAATTATAGTACAAACAATTGTAAATGCTTTTAAAGGAGAAGAAAAAGCATATTAA